One region of Trichosurus vulpecula isolate mTriVul1 chromosome 1, mTriVul1.pri, whole genome shotgun sequence genomic DNA includes:
- the PHETA1 gene encoding sesquipedalian-1 — protein MKLNERSLAFYATCDSPADNTGFLYKKGERHTAYHRRWFVLKGNMLFYFEDRDSREPVGVIILEGCTVELCEAAEEFAFAIRFAGARSRTYILAADSQPAMEAWVKALSRASFDYMRLVVRELEQQLEQMRSGGRRKTEPLVPPRRERSLPSSGPKENGCAVWSQELPSLPNGTLPRTSHEGAPRPPPLPPRRKPSLGNSPIPLLVPETPFTPCATTFSQLHDWYGQEILALRREWLESRGQL, from the coding sequence ATGAAGCTGAACGAGCGGAGCCTGGCCTTCTATGCCACCTGTGACTCACCAGCGGACAACACGGGCTTCCTATACAAGAAGGGTGAGCGCCACACGGCCTACCACAGACGTTGGTTTGTGCTTAAAGGGAACATGCTCTTCTACTTTGAGGACCGTGACAGCCGTGAGCCTGTGGGCGTCATCATCTTGGAGGGCTGTACAGTAGAGCTGTGCGAGGCCGCCGAGGAGTTCGCTTTTGCCATCCGCTTTGCCGGTGCTCGCTCGCGCACGTACATCCTGGCGGCTGACAGCCAGCCAGCCATGGAGGCTTGGGTCAAGGCCCTTTCCCGTGCCAGCTTTGACTACATGAGGCTGGTCGTGCGCGAGCTGGAGCAGCAGCTGGAACAGATGCGGTCGGGGGGCAGGCGGAAGACTGAGCCCCTGGTCCCCCCACGGCGGGAACGCTCGCTGCCCTCGAGTGGCCCCAAGGAGAACGGCTGTGCCGTATGGAGTCAGGAGTTACCCAGCTTACCCAATGGGACCCTCCCCAGGACGAGCCACGAGGGGGCCCCGAggccccccccactcccaccccgtCGGAAGCCCTCCCTGGGCAACAGCCCCATCCCCTTGCTGGTCCCTGAGACTCCTTTCACCCCATGCGCCACCACCTTCTCTCAGCTTCATGACTGGTATGGCCAGGAGATTCTGGCCCTGAGGCGTGAGTGGCTGGAGAGCCGAGGCCAGCTGTAA